A single Lolium perenne isolate Kyuss_39 chromosome 6, Kyuss_2.0, whole genome shotgun sequence DNA region contains:
- the LOC127305348 gene encoding uncharacterized protein, whose amino-acid sequence MVGSKTHHHASSSLLPEELNLLHHKAMCSPEGGGVVVHGAGGGRSALGQWKGRLLGALRPRRPRCVVCLQVQRVTGMPPAAEGRGVVVGWRSKGGEGEHTAPAQVSRDGAAAFNETFLHYFSAGGATLRSFTVWAALVADTATGVAGRGDIGAFPVDLAEAAADESNNPRFGGKALSFPLGGAAAGAVLTVSVYCRVMEEEEMMHGANGHPRERKNKGKSSYASCLPDLSCLRNRPASAAMASSGSARRATSLRSDRGGFITIENSVAEMESGADDGAFGRLEDDEEEGAGFITMEKGKISSGSRRALHPDHEEEDEKPCLFMELSGEAAGFDVEEVEDEFLAMLEDKYWAELARSKEIEKGLSVSLDVGLDLGLNLDSLIRDAEMELGRAEQAWKSKVGAAIVEEEEYKELVRRWSANASNSGCSWGFGFGSPI is encoded by the exons ATGGTAGGCAGCAAGACGCACCACCacgcctcctcctccctcctgcCGGAGGAGCTCAACCTCCTGCACCACAAGGCAATGTGCTCCCCAGAAGGCGGTGGGGTCGTCGTCCATGGCGCCGGGGGCGGCCGAAGCGCGCTGGGTCAGTGGAAAGGCCGGCTGCTCGGCGCCCTCCGGCCCCGGCGCCCCCGCTGCGTCGTGTGCCTCCAGGTGCAGCGCGTCACCGGCATGCCCCCCGCGGCCGAGGGGCGCGGCGTGGTGGTCGGGTGGAGGAGCAAGGGCGGCGAGGGCGAGCACACGGCGCCGGCGCAGGTATCCCGGGACGGCGCGGCCGCGTTCAATGAGACGTTCCTGCACTACTTCAGCGCGGGCGGCGCCACGCTGCGGAGCTTCACTGTGTGGGCGGCGCTGGTGGCGGACACGGCGACCGGCGTGGCCGGGAGAGGGGACATCGGCGCGTTCCCCGTCGACCTCGCCGAGGCGGCCGCGGACGAGAGCAACAACCCGAGGTTCGGCGGCAAGGCGCTCAGCTTCCCGCTAGGCGGGGCGGCCGCCGGGGCGGTGCTCACCGTCAGCGTTTACTGCAGagtgatggaggaggaggagatgaTGCATGGCGCCAACG GCCATCcgcgggagaggaagaacaagggcaagAGCTCCTACGCCTCCTGCCTGCCGGACCTGAGCTGCCTCCGGAACAGGCCAGCCTCGGCGGCGATGGCGTCGTCAGGTTCTGCGCGGCGTGCGACGTCTCTCCGGTCTGACCGTGGAGGCTTCATTACGATCGAGAACTCGGTGGCTGAGATGGAGAGCGGCGCCGACGACGGCGCGTTCGGCCGCttagaggacgacgaggaggaaggcgCGGGGTTCATCACGATGGAGAAGGGTAAGATCTCGTCGGGGTCACGGCGGGCGCTGCACCCGGaccacgaggaggaggacgagaagCCATGCCTGTTCATGGAGCTGTCCGGAGAGGCGGCGgggttcgacgtggaggaggtggaggacgagttcCTGGCGATGCTGGAGGACAAGTACTGGGCGGAGCTGGCACGGAGCAAGGAGATCGAGAAGGGGCTGAGCGTGAGCCTGGACGTCGGGCTTGACCTCGGCCTAAACCTGGACTCGCTCATCAGGGACGCCGAGATGGAGCTGGGCAGGGCGGAGCAGGCGTGGAAGAGCAAGGTCGGCGCCGCCATCGTCGAGGAGGAGGAGTACAAGGAGCTCGTCCGCCGGTGGAGCGCCAACGCCTCCaactccggctgctcctggggatTCGGCTTCGGCAGCCCCATCTGA
- the LOC127309177 gene encoding uncharacterized protein, giving the protein MDKAAEKGGGGEDGGRRKKLTQGRKKIPMQRIEDANRLQVCFSKRRKGLVKKAFELSVLCGAQVGLIVFSPAGKPYTYGHRSLDAILDRLRERSRPSPDEEEAAARQTELRKLLRQEEELIKARDAELRRGEELEAKMRDAGVRIDGDVGSWELPELHAALGALERVQAEAAVRAHEIFAQDAMMQQCTGGGGGLLGYLGSGPSYTPSGSHEEAAMDNTMKLMGVGAGNNLFDYLGPFAAADGTGGHAMTTDTMMRLPGSLFHYNGPGSFVMTHGTDEVIVDTTMKLMGGNVGHALGPMVPPPLPPLPLPFNHGYGYNNLSAGYGYNQEGDHGQDHGHGAFYEYGTTCNFFP; this is encoded by the coding sequence ATGGACAAAGCGGCAGAGAAGGGCGGCGGCGGGGAGGATggagggaggaggaagaagctgaCGCAGGGGCGGAAGAAGATCCCCATGCAGCGCATCGAGGACGCCAACAGGCTGCAAGTCTGCTTCTCCAAGCGCCGCAAGGGCCTCGTCAAGAAGGCCTTCGAGCTCTCCGTGCTCTGCGGCGCGCAGGTGGGACTCATCGTCTTCTCCCCCGCCGGCAAGCCTTACACTTACGGCCACCGCTCCCTGGACGCCATCCTCGACCGCCTCCGCGAACGTTCCCGCCCCTcccccgacgaggaggaggccgcgGCGCGCCAGACGGAGCTACGCAAGCTCCTCCGCCAGGAGGAGGAGCTGATCAAAGCTCGCGACGCGGAGCTGCGCAGGGGGGAGGAGCTCGAGGCGAAGATGCGCGATGCCGGCGTACGGATCGACGGCGACGTGGGGAGCTGGGAGCTGCCGGAGCTTCATGCTGCTCTTGGAGCGCTCGAGAGGGTCCAGGCGGAGGCCGCGGTGCGTGCGCACGAGATCTTTGCCCAGGACGCCATGATGCAACAGTGcaccggcggcggtggcggcctccTCGGCTACCTCGGATCCGGTCCCTCCTACACGCCCAGTGGCAGCCATGAGGAGGCGGCCATGGACAACACGATGAAGCTGATGGGAGTCGGCGCCGGCAATAACCTCTTCGACTACCTCGGCCCCTTCGCCGCCGCCGATGGCACCGGCGGCCATGCGATGACCACGGACACCATGATGAGGCTGCCCGGTAGCCTCTTCCACTACAACGGCCCCGGCTCGTTCGTGATGACCCACGGCACCGATGAGGTCATCGTGGACACCACGATGAAGTTGATGGGCGGTAACGTCGGCCATGCGCTCGGACCGATGGTACCACCTCCGTTGCCGCCTCTTCCTCTGCCTTTCAACCACGGGTATGGCTACAACAACCTTAGCGCGGGCTATGGCTACAACCAAGAAGGAGATCACGGCCAGGACCATGGCCATGGCGCCTTCTACGAGTATGGGACAACGTGCAACTTCTTTCCCTAA